One window of Bactrocera tryoni isolate S06 chromosome 2, CSIRO_BtryS06_freeze2, whole genome shotgun sequence genomic DNA carries:
- the LOC120767411 gene encoding C-type lectin BML-2-like isoform X1 yields MVMNWFSAMIYCRNYDSDLAVIESEAELNALSFYLITNEGHVGLYFWLGVTDLAEEVFHWFTVCRIHLQVFRIRKEIRVTMALAQYILILCFTGVLCNTANTSAPSADCSTDTHPFMPIGSKYYLINAAVKMNWFEADLFCRTFDSDLAIIESEAEMDALAFHVTTNGNLGKYFWLGTTDLAVEGKFMSHYNGRAMPYAKWSRGQPDDNQKREDCVHLWPVNNIYFMNDYPCYSEGYALCEMRRRPKCCGESALSNCGLKKLIQEYVRSAYPILNCRD; encoded by the exons ATGGTG ATGAATTGGTTCAGTGCGATGATTTATTGTCGCAACTATGATAGTGATTTGGCTGTAATCGAGTCGGAAGCCGAATTGAATGCACTGAGTTTCTATTTAATCACGAATGAAGGTCACGTTGGCCTTTATTTCTGGCTTGGTGTCACCGATTTGGCCGAGGAAG TCTTTCACTGGTTCACTGTATGCCGCATACACTTACAAGTATTTCGCATTCGCAAGGAAATCAGGGTCACAATGGCGCTTGCacaatatattttgattttgtgtttCACTGGTGTTCTCTGCAATACCGCCAATACAAGTGCGCCAAGTGCGG ACTGCTCGACGGACACGCATCCCTTCATGCCGATCGgtagtaaatattatttaataaatgcaGCTGTCAAG ATGAATTGGTTCGAGGCTGACCTTTTTTGTCGCACTTTTGACAGTGATTTGGCCATAATCGAGTCCGAAGCTGAGATGGATGCACTGGCTTTCCACGTAACGACAAATGGAAATCTTGGGAAATATTTCTGGCTTGGTACCACCGATTTGGCTGTGGAGGGTAAATTTATGTCACACTACAATGGACGCGCAATGCCCTACGCCAAATGGTCACGCGGTCAACCAGATGATAATCAAAAAAGAGAAGATTGCGTTCACCTTTGGCCcgttaataatatatattttatgaatgaTTATCCATGCTATTCGGAAGGTTATGCTCTTTGTGAGATGCGACGGCGCCCAAAATGTTGTGGTGAAAGTGCTCTATCGAACTGTGGTTTGAAAAAGCTCATACAGGAGTATGTGAGAAGTGCATATCCCATATTGAATTGCCGCGATTAG
- the LOC120767411 gene encoding C-type lectin BML-2-like isoform X2 — MNWFSAMIYCRNYDSDLAVIESEAELNALSFYLITNEGHVGLYFWLGVTDLAEEVFHWFTVCRIHLQVFRIRKEIRVTMALAQYILILCFTGVLCNTANTSAPSADCSTDTHPFMPIGSKYYLINAAVKMNWFEADLFCRTFDSDLAIIESEAEMDALAFHVTTNGNLGKYFWLGTTDLAVEGKFMSHYNGRAMPYAKWSRGQPDDNQKREDCVHLWPVNNIYFMNDYPCYSEGYALCEMRRRPKCCGESALSNCGLKKLIQEYVRSAYPILNCRD; from the exons ATGAATTGGTTCAGTGCGATGATTTATTGTCGCAACTATGATAGTGATTTGGCTGTAATCGAGTCGGAAGCCGAATTGAATGCACTGAGTTTCTATTTAATCACGAATGAAGGTCACGTTGGCCTTTATTTCTGGCTTGGTGTCACCGATTTGGCCGAGGAAG TCTTTCACTGGTTCACTGTATGCCGCATACACTTACAAGTATTTCGCATTCGCAAGGAAATCAGGGTCACAATGGCGCTTGCacaatatattttgattttgtgtttCACTGGTGTTCTCTGCAATACCGCCAATACAAGTGCGCCAAGTGCGG ACTGCTCGACGGACACGCATCCCTTCATGCCGATCGgtagtaaatattatttaataaatgcaGCTGTCAAG ATGAATTGGTTCGAGGCTGACCTTTTTTGTCGCACTTTTGACAGTGATTTGGCCATAATCGAGTCCGAAGCTGAGATGGATGCACTGGCTTTCCACGTAACGACAAATGGAAATCTTGGGAAATATTTCTGGCTTGGTACCACCGATTTGGCTGTGGAGGGTAAATTTATGTCACACTACAATGGACGCGCAATGCCCTACGCCAAATGGTCACGCGGTCAACCAGATGATAATCAAAAAAGAGAAGATTGCGTTCACCTTTGGCCcgttaataatatatattttatgaatgaTTATCCATGCTATTCGGAAGGTTATGCTCTTTGTGAGATGCGACGGCGCCCAAAATGTTGTGGTGAAAGTGCTCTATCGAACTGTGGTTTGAAAAAGCTCATACAGGAGTATGTGAGAAGTGCATATCCCATATTGAATTGCCGCGATTAG